The genome window TATCTTTTGCGCTGTTTATCTAGCTTTGGAGGCCTGTCCTATATAATTGCTCCAATTAATACAGGGTGGGAACGTTCTTGGGTTGTTTGGTTCACTTCCTGCGCTCCGAGCGCATCAAGAAGGAGGCATGAGACGTGTACAGTCTGGGTGTGGGACGTTTATGCCTGGGTCACGTTCACGTCTTTCTTTCGTTTTCTTTAATGTCACCCCAATAGGGAACGAGTGTCAGAAAGTGATAATATTTCCCCCAAGCTGTGCAAACCCAACGTGGCTTTAAAGACTTTAAAGGTCTATATCGCTCTACTTTTTAATGCAGAATATGAAGCATATAATCTATAAATGTAGTTGGTCTGTCAAATACTCCAGAGCAGCTCATTACGACTGTGTAGAGAACTGGCCAGCATCTCCCCTCTCCGCTCTGTCCTCCTTTACTCCCActctctttgcctctctgttTCTTCCCTTCTTAGCCTTTCCCTGACTGCATTTGTGCATGTTCACAGGACTGTGTCTGCTTCCTTCACTCCTCATCAGcccctccacaccctccccccGCTGTCTCCTTCCTGAGTGCCTCACTTTCTGGACCCCGCCTCTAATGCTCCCGCAGGTCCCCGGCTCACCCTTCGTTTGACATGGTTTGACCAAGGTTGCAATCAGTATAGAGAAGTGATACCCAGCACCCAATGAAGGGCCTGCAGAGATTAGACTCtgaaaatgtataaacaaatgaaagatcAAGGCCAGGAAGAGATGGGAGGTAGCCCCTCTGTAAGGAAAAGGAAGCGTATTTTGGTCCCCCTGTTCACGGAAAGAGACCTGGGTGAAGCGGCCACGTCAGACCCATCTCTGTTTGCTGTGGGGATGTTCTGAGTTCATCacctctgacttcactcagtgcCCCTTAGTGAGAAGCCGCATGTAGGAAAGATTTTAAGAGCCAGGCGAGAAGTAATTTTTTCTCTCTAAGGaaatttaactttttcctttccctttggcTGCAACTCAGGGTCAAATGTCTGCCCCTGATGCTGCTGTGAGCGGCTCTGGCCCATGCATGCAGCTTTATTGCGTTGTCTGAGCGAGCTAACCATGATCAATTTTGACAGTTTGAAATGATTTCATTGCTTCCTTAAATCAGTTCCTTGTTGGCGAGTGAAAGAGATACCTAACAAGTTGATGGAAAGAAAACACACTAACATCTAATGCTCACAGCCATCCCGGGAAGCAAGGGTTTGGTGTTGTTCTGATTTTTTGTCTGGGGAAGGGCTAAGTGCCAGGCCCAGGCGGCAGCAACACAGAGGAAGGAGGGCGTCTCTCCCCGTGGTCCTAGCCTCCCTCTTCTGTCCCTCTCCCGACGCATGCTCTGCACCAGCCACGCTGGCTTTCACACCGTCCCTTCACCTCCCAGGCACGCACCCAGCCAGGCCTttgcctccccttctcctccgTCTGGAACGCCCTTGTGTGGCTGACCCCTCATTGCCCTCAGGGCTTTGCTGAAACGTCACCTTGTATTGAAGTGTTCTGTGGCCACTTAGAGAAAAATCTCCACCTGTCCCTCCCCGCCCCACTTCCTGCCTGTCTAGCTTGCTTAGTTTTCTCTCCTTAACCTTTATCATTAGCAGAATATCTGTtttgctgatttattttatttgttgttgtttcctgTGCCCAGAAGAGTGCCCTGCACATAGTTGTGGCACTGTAACGTTTGTGGAGTGAATGAGTGAGCACCTGAATGAATAGCTTTCTCCACTGTTCTGTCTCCTCACCTGCCGCTAGGGGGCACTCCCCACCGCAGATGGCTTTGGTTTCATTCCTGCAGAGTACAAGTGTCCCCTGCTGTCCTGAGAGTAGAACGTTCCCATGAAAACCTTTGTTAAGCTGAAATGGTGTGaagtgaagaagcaattaccttaggacaagccttgctaacagatgcacaaaataaatagaGATAAACCATAGGTGGTGCAAAGCCatggcagcttgatgctgagatgctgagcaCGTTTCCCAGGAAGCAGCTCAGAGGTGCCCCTTTCCCTGCCTGGAGTGCGCGCTGCCTCCATAATGGCTGCTACGTACCAAGCCTGAATGCTGTTCTTGTGTTTCACCTTTTCTTGTGAAAGTAAACCTCCTCTTTGAATGTCTTTCAGTTAGCAAACACAGGTACGAAGGTACGTCTTTCTTAAAAGTGAGGTGGAGGACAAGCCTTGCCTGGCGGCTTCCGGCTGGTCccatcttagcttttgcttcttcTCGCTCCAGAGGTGTCCCTGTGCCTCCGTGTCACAGCGCTTTGCTTACTGAACCAGCCTTCCATCCCCATGGGCCTGCGAGCTCCTACGGACCAGCCGTGCCCCTGCGTCCAGCTCTGGCCTGGCAAACAAGGGGTCTGGAGAAGCTGGTGTGCCTAAAGGGGGTgtgagaggagggggcagagaaaAGACTAGGACACTCTGGGGACAGCCGCGGGCCTTACGACCTACAGATCGTTCAAGACCCCACGCAGCGTTACAGGTCAGGTGTCTGTGGCTCTGTCACCCCGCTGTGACACCACCACCGTGAAGGGCAGGTGGGCACCCACCTGAGCACCCGGCATGCTGGCCGTGGAGAGCCTCCCCAGTCCCGGCCTTCCAGCATCGTGGGCAGGCTCCAGTCCCACCAGCCATCCAAGCTTCTCGGGCCACCGAAGGAGTGCCTGGCACTGCTTAGAGCGAGAATAGgaacaaagaattatttttctaacataAAGTTGTGGGTAGCCCTCACTTTTCACAAGTTCACTTTAGGTTACCAGTGAACGTGCATCTTGAGTCATAACCGTATTCTTTgcttacttcttattttccaccctcaaaaaaaaatgaaattcttcgTCCTGAATCCCTCAAACACTGTGTTGCTAATTCTACGTTTGTTGTAGTCTGTGCAGTTACAGGGATGACACTGGAGAAACtttagaaaaagataataatgGATCATTCTGATTTGCTACAAGGCCTGGGGAGGTTAGCTGCTATCTTTCTGAGAATGCTGGCTAAACCTTTAGAATGCTTTCAAGAAGAAAGTAAAGTTCTGACCTCTGATTTGGTACCTGAGGGGATCCAGAGCTCACCCACGGCTGGATTATGGTGCTCCGGGTATCCTATGTGTCCAGGCATCTTCATTGTTCTTCTGCTTCCAGCCCAGAGCTCTTGGAGGAAAGTGCTACCTCGTAGGCAATTTGGTCACTAAACAGCTAAAAGTTCCTCCTGAGAGTTTATGTGAGGTAAGAAGctccccttttctttttatttctaaaaatacattAAGTTACAAACATCTAGGAGACATTCAGGCAGGAAACCAAAAGACCATTTGAGTCATCTCTGAGAGTCTGGCTGTGGTTTGAAAATGTCAACCCCCAGGGTTTGGAGAGTGTGGGCCTCtaccttcatttccttttctgccaGCTCCCTCCTGGACCCTCTTCCTATCCTGGCATTCTGCTGTAGGTTCACTCAGTCCACTCTTTGTTTGGCCTTTTAGAAACCTGGCATTCTGTGCAAATCCAGAATATTTCTGTCGAAAATATCTAAAACTAGGACATCACATATCTCTTCCTAGTGGGAGGGTGTGAGTGAAGATGGGCGCTTACCTGCCTCATCCTGTAATGGAAATCAATCTGATGGCCGAGGCCAGACTGGTGGGCGACTTAGGGGCAGCCTTCCATTTGCTCAAGCTAGAGTCCGGGGACCACGAGGGGGCGTTGAGGTAGCAGAGGGCCCTGTGTCAGGACAGCGTACGTGCCCATGTGCAGCCAGGCTTGGAAACCCCCAGATGCAGGGCCGACTTTGAAATGTGCATCTGATTCTTCTTCTGATTGGTGGtttcttcctcatcttcccaGCCCATTTTCAGAGCTGGTGGAAGACTCTTTCCCTACATGTGGCCCCAAAGATGGAGGCCCTGAAACCCCCTCTGTGATAGACCCAGAGATCCAAAGAGTGGCCGCAGGTGGCCCCAGGGGCTCCCAGGAGGAGAGCTCGGCCTGGGCAGCACAAGGTCCGTGTGATTCAGAGGGTCAGCCTCGTTCACACTTGTCCACTCTAGTACGGCTGCCCGGATGCAGCAGGTCTGCCCTGAGAGCAGCTTGCCAGGGCCAGAATAAGGTGGTTATTACCGTGCAATGACAGAGTCACTTCCCCGGGGCCATGCGGTTAGACAGAAGTAGAAGGCAAACTCAGCCCTGCAGTCTCTGAGTGCATGAGAAAGCACAAGCCAAAACTTCTTCCAGATTGCTAGAAGGTCTGGAGGTTATAGAACCTAAAGGACACTTGTTCTGTGTTCAGCAGGGTGTTTATATGGCCTCAGTTGGTCCTTGAGCACCTCTGTGAAGTAGGGCTATAACCTACTGCATCGTGCAGATGAGGAACAGAGGCTCAAGCCACCCACGTTGCAGTCACAGACTGCAGTCGGCCAGCCTGGCCTGTCCCACCAGTCACACTGTCCCTGCCACCACCTCCCTGGTATTACGCTAACACCGGTGGTGACAGATTGTCTGAGACTGACAGGGAGCTCTGTGGCAGTTACAGTAACGCCTGCCTCTATGAGTAAtactaataacaacaacaacaagaaagaaatgatttaatTGTTAGTAAGTATGGATTGGTAAAAGGTAGCTTCTTTCCAATGATAGAGTCCattgccaaaaaagaaaaatgaatattctagAATCCTTGTGGTGACAGATGGGGTCTTTCTCCCCGAGTTGTACCTATGGGAAATGGAAGCCCTCCTCTCTGCAAGATTCCCTCCGCCTGGGGGTCCCgggcaaggagggagggacagTGAACTGTTGAAGGGGTCGGAAGATGCAGAGGGGTCATCTGTCCAGCTCTGTGAGCCCAGGAGTTGCATCCGGCGTCTGGGTGTGGAGCCTGGGACAGGGTGCTGCTAGGGTCCCTATGACTTGCACCACTTTGCAGGCCTGCTGCACGTGCAGCCCTGACCGGCCCCAGGGCCAGTGGTTGGATTGACAACAGCACCAGGGCTGTGTCCGTGCACTTTACCCTGTACAGCCCTCCAGCCCAGCTCTTCTCAAGCGTGTCCCTGAGCGCTGAGATGCTCCCCACTGGGGGTCTCACCCCCTCGTCCCTGCTGGAGTCAGTCACCGTCTTCTGCAGTGACTCAGCCCCTGCTTCCAGAGGTGAGTTCATTGGGCGCCTCGCCCACTCATGGAACCCAGGAACTTCACCCAGGGCCGGGCACCCTCCTCCATCCAGGCCTCGTGCCTTCTCCGCAGCTGgatcttagctcaggctgccataataaaatgcCGTTCTCTGGGGGACTTAAACGGCAAACACTGATTTTCCGCAgtcatggaggctggaagtctgagatgcCCGTGATGGCGTGGTCGGGTGCTGGTGAGAGCTCCCTCCCTGGCCTGCAGACAGCCGccttactgtgtcctcacgtggtgtcGAGACGGATCTCTGGTGTGTCTggtatctcttccttttcttataagaacCCTAATTCCATCGTTGGGACCTCACCCTTATGAACTCACTTAACCTTTGTTACTTCCTGAGAGGGCCCATCTCCAGAAACAGCCACACTGAGGGTTAAGGCTTCCACATAtgagccggggtgggggggggtggtgaaGGAGCACACGCCTTTAACGCAGTGGGTCTTGGTAAGATGGAATGTATTCCTGTAGTTTCCTTGAGCGATGGAAAGTACCAGAAATCATTCTGAACTTTTCCTCAGGAACTTTGCTGCCTTTTGCCTATATTTCACTTTTCTGCTATGAAGATCTCAGGCCAGCTGACACTCCAGGTCAAGCGTGCTTTGCCTCGGGAGTGAAGAGAGGAAATGCTGTGAGGTTTTAGACTCTAGAGACAGTTGAATGACACAGGCCATGTTGGGGTTGTGAATGGAGCCACAGTGCtgtgcctgtgtgtgagcacaaagggaagggaaggacagGAGAAGGGGCTGCTCCCAGGTGCTGCACTCACCTCGGGTACCAAAACTGTCCTCAAGATAAGTAACATTCTAGtgcaaaatagaaaatcaaaattcATGCCAAAAAATTCGTGATGgacaaaacatcaaaattttaaacaaaagacaGGGTCAGTGCTACTGGTTTTTCCTTCTGTCCCAGACTCCAGTGTGGCTTGGCACACAGTGGTGCTATCCAATACCTCACATTAACCACCCAAAATGAACTTTTCTCTGATGACATTTGCAGCTTCTGATAGTGGGCCCATGGGGCACAGTGCATATGACTccaaaagaagatggaaaagaatgtgtaggGCCCCtcctggtgggcttccctggtggcacagtggttaataatccgcctgccgatgcaggggacacgggttcgagccctggtccgggaagatcccacatgccgcctagcaactaagcccgtgcgccacaactactgagcccgcgagccacaactactgaagcccgtgcgcctagagcccgtgctctgcaacaagagaagccaccacaatgagaagcctgtgcaccgcaacgaagagtagcccccgctcgcctcaactagagaaagcctgcgcgcagcaacgaagacccagctcggccaaaaataaataaatttaaaaaccccACAcgtctgtaattaaaaaaaaaaaaaaggccccccAAAAGTTCATGACCTAATCTGAGTTTGGGCACGTGACCATCCGAGAGCCACAAAGCACTTGGTGATGGGCTGGGGGCGTGGAGGTTGGAAGGCGGGCTGTGAGATTAGTGCTGACCGTGTGGTTGTGGTTCACGGAGTCCCTTCCACACGCGCTGCCTCATGTCGGTCTTCTGTGAAGCAGTGATTACCATTCTTCTTCCAGTCACAGGGACGTAGTGCCTGATACACAGCTGGCACTCACTGCATGCTCACTCTTTCTTTGCTTTGAAACGAATGTTAGTATGTGCCAGCACTACTCCCCAGAGGGACGGAAGGGGGAATCCCCCCAAAGAGGACCTTTTTAGCGTAAAAGTGTCAACTCAGAGGGTCCACAGGAGCTCTGCAAGGCTGACTTGGCTCAAAGAGGTTATTTCCCAATGTTACTGAgcaccctcttcttcctcttgttctTCTGGACGAATGAAGGCGTGAATAAGTGAAGGCATGGACGAATGAAGGCGTGGACGAATGGGTAGCTCATCAATGGCGAGATAACCATAAACAGAACTTGAAGGAAATTCCTTATACAGGAGCCTTTAAAGGTTTTTAACTTGTCCAAGGAAACTGATAAgagatatttcatatttcatatatttcacaaatacatgaaaacattCTTTTGAGCATCTTGAGGAAGCACTGGGAGGGGCTGGCATGGAGGTTAGGAGACCTGATAGGCGGGAGAGGGATATTCACACTCCGGGGTTTCGGTGAGTGCCGGGCCCGCGTCGAACTCATTTGTGTCCATCACGCCGGGCACCGGGTGGGGTTTCCGTGCTGGATGCATTCAAGCCGCTCCAAGGGCCTGTGGAGTTCAGACCGTAAGAAACAATTTACCAGCATTTTTGTTCACCTGGTTTGTTTGTGTTGCCTCCCCCAGTGGGTCTTCCTGGTGCTCAACCTGACTCACCTCTGTTTCCAGTTCTATGGCATGATCGGGATTTTGCTCTCTAAGTCATGCAGGTATCACAGCGAGCCCTTCCTTCCTCGGGAGCCCATCTGGTAGCCCTCTCTCTTCACCCTCGCAGCTCGCTCTGGTTGGGGTGGGCCTCACCTGCTAGGTGGCCTCTGGCCACCTCGTTGCTCTTGCTGAGGAGGTGACTGACTGATTCCACAAAGGGTTATGTCAAGGGTTTATGGACCTCAGTCACAGGCTGTCATGGAATCAGATGTGGCAGGTGTTCAAGGCAACCAAACGGGGGCCACGCACTGTGATGCTGTCCAAGGGAAGACCTTGGCTCCGCCTGCACTACAGCCTTCCCTTCTGACTCCACTTCTGTGGGTGCCTGCCCTGAGGGTTGTTAAACTGACCCCCCATAGAAACAGCCGCAGGGACTTCAGCTGGGACGTAAGCTAGAGCTGCCTCCCAGGTGCTGGAAGGATGAGGTGTCCTCACAACAAAAATGAGTGGTTTTCTACTGCTGGAGTAGGACACACAGACAGAGAGCAATACATGTGAGTGTGTGGACGGGGAAatgcaggctctggagtcagctgACCCAGCCCCCACAATCCACGTGCCTTTGG of Physeter macrocephalus isolate SW-GA chromosome 5, ASM283717v5, whole genome shotgun sequence contains these proteins:
- the PKD1L1 gene encoding polycystin-1-like protein 1, producing the protein MVLRPRALGGKCYLVGNLVTKQLKVPPESLCELPPGPSSYPGILLPFSELVEDSFPTCGPKDGGPETPSVIDPEIQRVAAGGPRGSQEESSAWAAQALTGPRASGWIDNSTRAVSVHFTLYSPPAQLFSSVSLSAEMLPTGGLTPSSLLESVTVFCSDSAPASRDRKKQFTSIFVHLVCLCCLPQWVFLVLNLTHLCFQFYGMIGILLSKSCRYHSEPFLPREPIW